In Penaeus monodon isolate SGIC_2016 chromosome 43, NSTDA_Pmon_1, whole genome shotgun sequence, one DNA window encodes the following:
- the LOC119568320 gene encoding uncharacterized protein LOC119568320: MVESTVVGGFMGTGIPKGPKPVWVLVKPREGQPLLQTVLKPGPPLGPKPLVSPNPPTAPFPWAPQYLLKRLNLKRKDESYFARSELEKQTQYVEIHAAVLEYPDWQGESIKTVIACCLLVAVSAGVDRSRSGQGSNRFLPGGLGGVHGDGLFGGGIHGVGVHGGFHGGSAIIGTGISNGPSQCRYWCKTPEGQAYCCETVHEPETPVGTKPLDCPQVRPTCPRFHGPPNTCSNDYKCAGLDKCCFDRCLREHVCKPPSFFNNHLPF; the protein is encoded by the exons ATGGTGGAATCCACGGTGGTAGGGGGTTTTATGGGAACTGGAATCCCCAAGGGGCCCAAGCCAGTGTGGGTATTGGTGAAACCCCGGGAGGGTCAACCTCTGCTGCAGACGGTGCTTAAACCCGGGCCCCCTTTGGGTCCCAAGCCACTAGTTTCCCCAAACCCGCCCACAGCCCCGTTTCCATGGGCCCCCCAATACCTGTTAAAACGACTCAA tttaaaaaggaaagacgaaTCGTATTTCGCAAGAAGTGAACTGGAAAAGCAGACACAATACGTGGAAATTCACGCCGCCGTCTTGGAATATCCCGACTGGCAAGGTgaa AGCATCAAAACCGTGATTGCGTGTTGCCTTCTTGTGGCCGTTTCCGCCGGTGTAGACCGAAGTAGAAGTGGACAAGGATCCAACAGATTCCTTCCTGGAGGCTTGGGTGGCGTCCACGGAGACGGTCTCTTTGGCGGCGGAATTCATGGTGTCGGTGTCCATGGTGGATTCCACGGTGGTAGTGCTATTATCGGAACTGGAATCTCCAATGGCCCAAGCCAATGCAGATATTGGTGCAAGACTCCAGAAGGTCAAGCCTACTGCTGCGAGACGGTGCACGAACCAGAGACACCTGTTGGTACCAAGCCACTGGATTGCCCACAAGTCCGTCCCACATGCCCACGTTTCCATGGGCCCCCCAATACCTGTTCCAACGACTACAAGTGTGCTGGCCTCGATAAGTGTTGCTTCGACAGGTGTTTGAGAGAACACGTATGCAAACCTCCctcatttttcaataatcatCTCCCTTTTTAA